The nucleotide sequence cgactcctcccctccctgccccgactcctcccctccagctaattaacatcctaatgcatgcaataaacgtttagaaaataaccctcttTGTTATGAAGAAATATCTGCAGAGCTAGTACGTCAAAGTTCATcagttatattatttatataatttattctgGATTTTAATAACCATTAAACATTttgccttttgttttttgtttttttttacttgtagaTTGCTTATAGAGCCCAGCAAGGAATCACAAGTCGTGCATTTGTAAAAATGTTTATAGCATGGATCTTATCTTTCCTTATATATACACCAGCAATATCGTGCTGGGATATTATAGTGGGCTTCAGTGTTATTCCAGATGGGGAATGTACTCCCGAGTTCTCCCACAACAGATATTTCCGTTTCTTTGCTTGCAGTGTAGATTTCTTTCTGCCTTTCTCTGtcatcatttattttaatttaaatatatatttgacCATTAATAAGCATGAAAAAAGTAAGAAAAGTaaaacagacaaaaataaaatgaagaccagtggtgaagactcaacAGAAGACATTTTCTATGTAACGACTGATGGCGCAGAAGTCTACATGTCACCACATCTTGATGTAGGAGCACAACAGAAGAGGTCAAATTCCATTTTGTGTTTGAATTCTAATACCATGGAGAAGAAATGCCAACTTTTTTCTGCAAAGCATAGAGGAGACAAAGATTTCCCCATGACATCTGGAGCAAAGAATACAATTACAAACGAAAATACATCATGCACTTCTAAACTCTCAAGAGATAAGAAAGTAGCAAAATCCCTTTTACTTATAATAACTGTTTTTTGCATTTGTTGGTCCCCACTTTCATTACTTATGATCACCCGTGAATTCTGTAATCTAATGTGCATCCAACCAGTTTGGTATGAAATTACAAATTGCTTCCTTTTGCTCAATTCATCAATTAATCCATTTCTCTACCCTCTTTGTCATCCAGCCTTTAAAAAGGCATTTAAGGTCTTTCTGTGTTACAATTAAATTATTGCTCCAATTAATAATTGTAAAGGTTTTAgcattagcaaatactgagataCTGTATAATAAATGAATATAACTGAATCATCCTCATTCTCATCGTATATGACTGTTATGTTTATTCAGCAGATGAGTTCAAATTGTGTTAGAACAGATTCAGGAAATTATAGTGCAATCAGTATAGAATACATTACATGGCTATATAGTTCAGTACAAGTACTGGCATAGAAAATGGACACCTTATTTTTAGTTCAGATCTGGCTCGGGTTAATGGTGGAAGCAAGTCATTAGCATAGGGTTGCCACCTTATCACTTGCCAACTGAAACATGCCGATCCCTTCCCGATTTTGCCCCATCTGCATGAATAGAGTTGTAGCTCTGATTTGCCACTAAAAAGTATTGACTACAGTGGATCAATACTAGGATTGGATAAGTCTGTTCGGAATGACGTGGGAGAAGGGGCAGCTCTGCATTAACATGTGAAAGCTATTCTGTGACCTATGTGAAATGATTGCGTGATCTCATCAATCCAGTTCCCATCAGATAAGTAACTACATacttatttattgatatttattaaatttattccTAAATAATGACCTTTGATCTTCACCTAAGAATTGAACATTGCGAGtagttaaatctttttattaaatattATGTATTGATTCAAATCAGTACTTAATATTTCCATAGTTAATTTCTCATTCTACATTGAGCTTACTTTTTAATTAGCAAAAATATTGattggacatttttaaaaataaaataaataaataggaaagagGGTCAGTGCCTGATTCTCTCAGTCCTTTTCCTCTGATCTGCTTTTATACAAATTTGCTTTATGAGCGCTTCCAAACAATTCTAAGTCTTAATTGCCTCCACAGCAATTTCTAGATAGATAACACGGGTCTACAACAAGATGGATATGTCCACAGCCATGGACTCATATAATCACAAATTCTGTTTGATCAAGTCccctggtttcctgtggcagctcagaggTATATTCTGTGGCACAGTTTTTAAAGTTCTGTAATGGATGTGCAGACAGTTGCATGAAGCACACATTATataatatacaaacatttttctttacaaataaaatacatttccattTTTCCTTAAAAAGAGGGTAGGCGCCCTCTTCTGGGTGGACTGGCTGAGATGAAGTGCCACCTGTCGGGCAGATTTGCTGTGAGCAGATGTTCCCTGCAGGGCAGGCTGGCTGTGAACAGGCATCTCCTGCTGACTGTGGCTTCTCCCAGAGTTGCCGACCAACCCATCCCCGGGACGACTCGCTTAAAGCCTCTGGGTCTGGCAGTTCCCCACAACAAGTGCCAAGGTCTAAGCTGCAGTCCCAGTACTGAGAGGGTACTAACCCCCGCCATGAAGGCAATATGGGGGGATAGCCAGGGAAATGAGCCTGAAGCTTGCTATTACCTCCATGTTCATCTCCCTGCCCTGC is from Rhinatrema bivittatum chromosome 2, aRhiBiv1.1, whole genome shotgun sequence and encodes:
- the LOC115083366 gene encoding histamine H3 receptor-like → MQSNNLSSVSKVPWEDFSSTKRLIVSVFLSLAVGVAVLGNSLVIVVFVIDRKLKSQSNFLLLNLAICDFLVGSFILPIYITYVLNGKWILGRRVCKLWLAINYSTCLTSVFSIVLISHDRFLSVTNAIAYRAQQGITSRAFVKMFIAWILSFLIYTPAISCWDIIVGFSVIPDGECTPEFSHNRYFRFFACSVDFFLPFSVIIYFNLNIYLTINKHEKSKKSKTDKNKMKTSGEDSTEDIFYVTTDGAEVYMSPHLDVGAQQKRSNSILCLNSNTMEKKCQLFSAKHRGDKDFPMTSGAKNTITNENTSCTSKLSRDKKVAKSLLLIITVFCICWSPLSLLMITREFCNLMCIQPVWYEITNCFLLLNSSINPFLYPLCHPAFKKAFKVFLCYN